From the Psilocybe cubensis strain MGC-MH-2018 chromosome 9, whole genome shotgun sequence genome, one window contains:
- a CDS encoding Aminopeptidase 2 encodes MKPNRQEKEQSEYRLPTNVKPTHYDLTFKTDLKKATFEGVVIIAYGDSDSRSLASLEVKKDTSTITLNVSRLELTNATILSEEGEKPVAVVQTDEAQERVTYKLDEKLPSGSQTKLKIYFSGKLGGNMMGYLRGSWEYEGRTEYYALTQFQPTAARSAFPCWDEPLLKATFTITMISRADTVSLSNMPALSEQPILEGLDAETWKITKFDTTPPMSTYIVALANGPFKFLEKSVVMPLSRKTIPLRIYTSPAKVSQAEFVLGVTASVLPLYERILGVEYPLPKLDTVAGNIVDGAMENWGLIIGRSAAFLLDTDNADLLAKKRVASTQSHEIAHLWFGDITTMEWWNYLYLNEGMLTPPRIIDRFLVFTRNGALIRQRLPPPEGQTGVTSA; translated from the exons ATGAAGCCTAATCGCCAGGAGAAAGAGCAGAGCGAATACAGGCTGCCTACAAATGTCAAGCCGACGCACTATGATCTCACATTCAAAACTGACTTGAAGAAGGCTACGTTCGAGGGCGTTGTCATAATCGCGTACGGAGACTCAGACTCTCGG TCTCTTGCTAGCCTTGAAGTTAAGAAGGATACGTCGACAATCACGCTCAATGTATCGCGTCTAGAGCTAACAAATGC CACCATATTGTCTGAAGAGGGGGAGAAACCTGTAGCCGTGGTGCAGACAGACGAGGCGCAAGAGCGCGTCACATACAAACTGGATGAGAAGCTTCCGTCTGGTTCTCAAACAAAACTGAAGATATACTTCTCTGGGAAGCTAGGAGGAAACATGATGGGCTACCTTCGCGGCTCTTGGGAATATGAAGGAAGAACTGAGTACTATGCACTCACGCAGTTTCAG CCCACCGCAGCTAGGAGCGCTTTTCCGTGCTGGGACGAACCTCTCCTAAAAGCGACGTTTACTATCACCATGATATCGCGTGCTGATACCGTAAGCTTGAGCAACATGCCTGCTCTATCAGAACAGCCAATTCTCGAGGGACTCGACGCCGAGACATGGAAAATCACAAAATTTGATACTACCCCTCCAATGTCGACATACATCGTGGCGCTGGCGAACGGTCCATTCAAGTTTTTGGAAAAGTCGGTCGTCATGCCGCTCAGCCGCAAGACCATCCCTCTCCGGATTTACA CTTCTCCCGCTAAAGTCAGTCAAGCCGAATTCGTCTTAGGTGTTACTGCGTCTGTTCTTCCCCTGTACGAAAGAATACTCGGTGTCGAGTACCCGCTTCCTAAACTTGATACAGTTGCA GGAAACATCGTAGACGGTGCCATGGAGAACTGGGGTTTAATTATCGGCcgctctgctgccttcttaCTTGACACTGACAACGCAGACCTGCTCGCCAAGAAGCGGGTGGCGTCTACGCAAAGCCATGAAATAGCACATCTTTG GTTTGGCGATATCACCACTATGGAATGGTGGAATTATCTCTATCTCAATGAGGGTATGCTCACCCCTCCCCGAATAATCGAtcgttttcttgttttcacCCGCAATGGCGCTTTGATCCGG CAGAGGTTAcccccgcccgaaggccagacGGGGGTAACCTCTGCGTGA